In Sphingomonas sp. KC8, the sequence CGGTGCGCAGCCGCTTTCCTGATCTGCGCGTCACCCTGATCGGCGATGGCGAAAGCCGCGCGGCGATCGAGGCGGAAATCGCCCGGCATCAGGTGGACGACATGGTGCTGCTGGCCGGCTGGGCATCGAACGCCGAAGTCCGCGCGGTGATCGGCCAGGCGCGCGCGCTGCTGCTGCCCAGCTACGCCGAAGGGCTGCCGATCGTCATCATGGAAGCGTTCGCGCTGCGCCGCCCGGCGCTGACCACCACCATCGCCGGCATTCCCGAACTGGTCGATGCGCAATGCGGCTGGCTGGTGGCGCCGGGCGATCATGATGCGCTGGTGGCGGCGATCACCGATGCGATGGCGGCCACGTCCGAACGGCTGGCGGCAATGGGCGCCGAAGGCCGCGCGCGTATCGAGGCCCGCCACGATCTGGCCCGCATCGCGCCCAGGCTGACGGCTATCTTCGCCAGCGGGGCCAACGCCTGAGACAATAAGCAGTCGTCGTGCGGGCGGCACGGTTCGTCGATCCGCCGGGGCATCTGCACCATTGTTGCCGGCCGTTCAGCCGCCGCCCGCCAAGGAGGCCGGGTTCGGGGGAACCAGCCTTCAACGCAAAGGGTAAATTCATGCGTAAACTGATGCTTGCATTCGGCGCTGCGTCGCTCACCATTCCGGCCACGATGGCGTTGCCGACCGCCCAGGCCGAAGCCCATGGCAAGCACCGCTACAAGGAATGGCGTGGCCGCGACGGCCGCACTTATTGCCGCAAGTCGAACGGTACGACCGGGCTGATCGTCGGCGGCGCGGGCGGTGCACTGCTCGGTCGCGCGGTCGATACGCACGGCGATCGCACCATGGGCACCGTCATCGGGGCTGCCGCCGGCGCGCTGGTGGGCAAGGAAATCGACAGCAAGCGCCGCTGCCGCTGATGCGCACGGGGCGAGGGCAAACGCACCCTCGCCCCGATCCCGTTCAGTTCAGGCCGGCGGCGCCAGTTCCGGCGGCGAATTGTGGAACCAGCATTTTTCTTCGTAACGCTCGGCAATGCGCCAGCCCTTTTCGGTGCGGACCAGCGTATCGCGATACCAGAGGCCGACGAAGAACACCTTGTCATTGCCCGGCACCTCAGTGCCATCGGGATGCATGATCATCGGGTTGAACAGGATCGTCCGGCTGGTCGCGCGATCGCCATCCAGCTTCAGTTCGGTGGTCGCCACCATGTGCTGGAACGCCTTGAACCGCGCCATCGCGGTGCCCAGCCACGCCTGAATTTCGCGGAAAGGCCCGCGCGGACCGCCGACCTGCGTGTAATCGATGATCGCATCCTCGGTGAACACATCGTCCAGCCCCGCCCAGTTGCGATCGTCGATCGCAAAGGAATAGCGCGCGAACAGATCCTGGATTTCCAGCCGATCGGACATTTCCTGCAAGCTCAGCATCGGCACCCTCAATTTTATGGTTTCCTTGGGCCAACATAGCGCGGGCCGCGCGAACGCGCTATCGACGGGACGATGGCTGTGCGGATGCGTAGCCACAAAAGGAGACAGAGATGCTGATCCGCCCCGGCGTGGCGCGCACCCCCGACGATCGTTTCGCAGGCCTGCCCGATTTCGCCTTCGCTCCCCATTATCTGGAGGTGACGGACGCCGATCTCGGCCCTTTGCGGATGCATTATCTGGATGAAGGCCCCCGCGATGCGCCGATCGTGCTGATGCTGCACGGCGAACCCAGCTGGTGCTTCCTTTACCGCCACATGATCGCCCCGCTGGTCGCCGCCGGCTACCGCGTCATCGCCCCCGACCATATCGGCTTCGGCCGGTCCGACAAGCCGACCGCGCGGGCCAGCTACAGCTATGCCAAACTGGTCGGCTGGCTGGGCGAATTCGTCCGCGCGCTTGATCTGCGCGGGATCACGCTGGTCTGCCAGGATTGGGGCGGCCCAATTGGCCTGAGCGTTCTGGCCGCAATGCCCGAACGCTTCGCCGCCGTCGCCGCCGCCAACACGCTGCTGCCGACCGGCGATGCGCCGCCTTATGGCGTAGCCGACTGGCCGGGACCGATCATCACCGCCTGGGCCGAAACCTGCCGTACCAGCGATGATCTGCCAGTCAGCGAAATCATCGCCGCCGTCTGCGTCGACCGGCCCGATCCCGCCGTGCTCGCCGCCTATGACGCGCCCTTCCCCGATGCCAGCTATAAAGCCGGCATACTGCAGATCACCTGCTGCATCCCACTGGATGAAAGCTATCCGGGCATCGTCGAAAACCGCGCGGCGTGGCGCGTGCTGGAAGCGTTCGACCGCCCCTTCCTCACTTTGTTCAGCGATTCCGATCCGTCGACCATCGCATGGGAAGCGGTGTTTCAGCACCGCATACCCGGCGCCGCCGGCCAGCCCCATGCCCGGATCCCCCGCGCCGGGCATTTCCTGCAGGAAGAACAAGGGCCGGCAATGGCCGAACAACTGGTGGCGTGGCTGGGGCAGGCAAACTAACGGGCCACCCGCTTCACCGCACCGGATCGGGCACCTTGCCGAACCACACGACGGCATAGCGGCCGTCGACCGCGACACCCATCGCCTGCCATTTCGATCCCCGCCAGCCGCCGCGTTCGAGGATCACCTCGTTATGCGCGGGGCTGCCGCGCCACAGATCGAAGGCCATGTCGGCATCGATCCCTTCGCTGTAGCGGGCCGCGATTTCAAACCCCTGTGCCGGATAGCGACCGCGCGTGACTTCCCACGGCTTGTTCCACATGCCCAGCGCATGCGCGTGATCGGCGGTGTAGCAGACCGGCGTCGCCCCCGACCGGGCCGACCAGCTGTGCATCGTGCAGCGCCGCCCCGATTCATCATAGCCCCGATCCGGCGCATGAACTTCAAGATCGCGGGCATGGGTGATGGCCACCTGCGTCAGGAGCGGCGACAGGGGAACCGGTGGCAGGCCATGATCTTCGCGATATTGATTGACGAGATCGGCGACCCGCGCCTCCTCGCTCGTGGGTGCCAACATCCCGGCGCTTGCCAGCAGCAGCGCCAACCCGACAGCCGTCATGAAATCCCCTTGTTCGTCCCGGCAGCATATCGGCCGTCCTGCGCGCTAGCCAGCACAGGATGAACGGCAGCTTTCACCGCCCCGCCCCGGGCGGCGTTCATGCCGGCTTTTTCCTCGATCCGTCGCAAATCGGGCCGGCCCAGGGATGCGGCCACCAGCCGATCAGCGGGACCGGCCGGAAAAGAATGCCGCGAGGCCCGAAGAATGGCTGCCCGCAGCGGACATGCCCGACGTATCCTTCAAACCCGGAAAGTTGACATTCTGCAGCGGGAGAGCGGTGCCACAGAAGGCGCATTCGGCCGATTTACGCCCGACGAGCCAGTGCATCTGCCCGCAGCCGGGGCAATGGTTGGTTTCGTTGACGCGGTAAATCACCCGATAGCCCACATGTTCCAGTTCGGTCCGCGAGAAATGCCTGCTCATGGACAGCCTCCGTTCGCGCCATCGTGACCAAACCCCTTCGGCGCGCACCGCGTCGCGATGCCATACAGCGCGGCTCAGATATAGCACGCCTGATCGACTGCCCGAAATAATCGCACGATCGTTCCCGGCCCCGGTGTAGCGCCCGTGCAACGCCTCTTTGGAGGTATCAGGCCAGCAGATCGCGGTGGCGCTGGAGGGCGGCGACCAGCCGTTCCACATCCTGTTCGTCGTTATACAGGTGGAAACCAGCGCGCAGCCGTGCGTCGCGGCTCGACGTGATCACCTTATCCGCCGCCAGCCGGCCGACCAGCGCCTGTTCGTCCCGGCAGGGAAAGGCCAGCAGCGGGCCACGCATGGCATCATCCGTCGGGGTGGCGACGGGGATGCCCGCCGCCGCGCACCGGTCGATCGCGATCCGGGTGAGCGTGCGGATATGGGCGCCGATCGGATCAAGGCCGATGGCCAGGATGATATCCAGCCCGGCAGCGGCGGCGTACAGGCTGGGCACAGGCGGGGTGCCCGCTTCGAAACGGCGCGCGGTAGGGTGCGGCACATTGGCGAAAATATCCATCGCCCCGGAATCGGCCTGCGCGAACCAGCCGGTCGCACGCGGCACCATCCGTTCGATCAGCCCGCGCCGGACGTACAGATAGCCGATCCCCCCCGAACCGAGCAGATATTTCAGCATCCCGCCGACGCAGATGTCGACGCCCAGCGCGCGCGGATCGATCCGTTCGGCCCCCGCCGACTGGTAACAATCGAGGATGACGATCGCGCCATGCGCGTGGGCCGCGGCCGTGATCGCGCGGATATCGGCATCGGGGATCTTGCCCCCATGGCGGTAACAGACATGCGACAGCGCCACGACCACCGTTTCATCGTCGATCGCCGAAAGAAAGGCGTCGAGCGGGATCGTGCCGTCATCGGCTTCCGCGATATGGACGATCCGCGCGCCCGCCGGGGCCTGCGCGTGCCAGATCTGGGCGATCGTCGGGAATTGGAAGTTGGACACAAGGATTTTGGCACGACGGCCGGAAAAATCGAATGCGCTGGCGATCGCGTTCATCCCCGCCGAAGCCGATGCTGTGATCGCGATTTCATCGTCATCCACGCCATAGAGCGCCGCGACCTGTCCGCGCACCCCTTCCAGCCGGCCGACCCAATTGCCCCAATCGGCGCCGGTTGCGACGCGATCGGCCAGATAGGTTTCATAAGCGGCGCGCACGGTATCGGCGAGCAGGCCGTACGAACCGCTGCTGAAATAAGCGATTTCGGGCAGCGAGGCGAAGCGGGCGCGCACCGCATCAAGATCGGGAAGCAGGGACACGGCCAACAAACTCCGCAAGGTCATCGGCGAGTGTGAACGATCCGCCCGGCCATGGCCACCCGGCCAAAGCCGCGCGGCGGATCAGATCGAACGCCTCACGCCGCTTCGATCGCCGAGGACAGGCGATCGGCCGGCGGCAGGGCAATCCGGTTGCGCCCGGCGCGCTTGGCTTCGTACAGCGCCTGATCGGCAACCCGGTACAGCCCCTGGAATGTGGCCGCAGCACCGGCATCGGTGATACCGATGCTGACCGTGACACCGCCACCGTCACCCAGCAGATCGGAATAATCGGCCTCGGCAATGCCGCTGCGCACCCGATCGGCAAATTCGGCCAGCGGTCTGATGGCAAGGCCGCGGACACACAGGATGAACTCCTCGCCTCCCAACCGGCCGGCCGTACAGATTTCACCTTCCCATTGACGCAGCCGATCAGCGATCCGTTGCAGCACGGCATCGCCCACATCATGACCAAACCGGTCGTTGACCGCCTTGAAATGATCGACGTCGATCAGCAGCAGGCCAAGCGCGGGGCCGCCCTGTTCGGCCTCACGCAGCGCGGCGCTGGCGATCGGGATGAAACCACGCCGGTTGAGCAGGCCGGTCAGCGAATCGCGCCGGGCCAGCGTGTCGAGTTCGATCTGGGCGGCGCGTGCGGCATCGCGTTCGGCCCGCAGCTTTGCCAGCCTGCGGGTGACCGCGATCGACAGCCACACCGTTTGCAGGGCCGACGCGATCAGGATCGCGATCTGCGATCCGCCCCCGAACAGCAGGTTGCTCATGTCGAAGAACTGGGTGAGGGCCAGCGTCGCCATCGGCGGTGCCCACGCCAGCGCGAAATCGCGTGCTTCAACGCTGCCGCGCCGCCAGGCCAGGGCGATGCACGCCGCCACCGCGGCCAGATCGGCCAGGATCAGCACCCCCAGCACCGCTCCCAGCCAATCGACCGAACCATCCAGCGCCATGGCCGCGTAAAGGCCGACCAGCGCCACCGCACCGCCCAGCGCCAATACGCCATGCCGGATACGCGGTGGCAGCATTCCGGGTTCGAGCGAGGTGATCGCACTCGCCGTCGCGCACGCCACGGCCAGCGTCGCCAGCGCCGTGCACATTTGCGACGCAAGCGTGCCGGCAACCTCTGGCACGATCACCAGGGCAAGCTGCGACCACAGCATGCCCCACAGCAACATGCACGCCGCCCACGCGCCATGCCAGGCGATGAACCGGCGCCGCACGGCATGGGCGAGCGCGAGATTATATAAGGCGCCGACAAACAGCAGGGTCAGCGCGCCGCCAATGAACGCGGCCGCCAGCGAACCCGCGACATCGGCGATCCGGCTTGGCATCAGCCGGGCGCGCAACAGATCATGGCTGGCGAGCCGTTCGAACCCGATCGTCAGCCCCACCAGCGCAGCGCTGCGATCGGGCGCTTCGAACGCGATCTGGCCGCCGATCCGCCAGCGCGATCCGAATGCACCGCGCCGCACTTCGGATCGCCGCACCACCCCATCGGCATAAGCGAAGGCGACGATCAGCCGATCGAACCGGCTTTGGTGGATCAGCAGGGTTTGCGCACCCGGGTCAGCGCCCGGCGCGGCCAGATCGGCCTGCAACCACAGCATCTGATGCTGATAGCCGGTTGGTTCGCCCGTGCAGCCGAACGCCGCTGCATCGGGAATGCTGTCATGCGCGCTGACGGGGGTGACAGCGTGGCAGACCGACCGGTCCAGCCCGATGATTCGAGGCGTCGTCGCGGATGCCGATCCCGCAAGGCCAAGCGCCAGCAGAATCGCAAACAAGATACCCCGCCCGATCACCGCCCGACGCTCCCTGACGCTATCGCGCCAGCGTCCCCCCGGCCGCCGGCTTTGAATTTCTTCGAACTTTCATATGCCCATAGGGGTTAACCGTGTCGCCGCAAAGGCGGGCTGTTGGCTTGACAGGCCGATCAAGGCCGGTGCGGTCCCGATCGCTGGATCGACGCCACAAGAAAACGGGCGCTCCGTTGCGTATCATGCAACGAAGCGCCCCAGATTTTCGACCATCACGCCGGATCAACCGGCGGCCCGGTTATTCGGCGGCGGCAGCCATCTGGCCGGGGCCGTCGGAATAACGCGGATCCTGGCTCGCGGCCGTGGTCCATTCCCAATAGCCCGACGGCGGCGCGCCGGTGATGCCATATTCCTCGCGGATATCCTCGATCTTCCAGTCGAGGTGATCGCGCCAGCACACGATCATCAACGGCACCTTCCAGTTCTTGCCCTGCGCCGAACCAATATCCTCGGCTTCCAGCATTTCGGGCATCACCTGCGGGTAATAAAGCCCCATCTTCATCGTCGTCTTGGCCTTGAGATAGGTGCCGACGCGATTGATGAACGAAGCCAGCTCCGGCCGGAAATAGCCATACAGGCTACGCGCATTGGCCGACAGCAGCGCCACTTCCCCGCAGAAGTTGGTCTCGAACCCGGTGATCATATGTTCGATGTCGTGGGTGAACACACGTTCCTTCAGGTAGAAGGTGTAATCGCTGTCGATCTTCATCCCCTGAAAGAAGTGATCGATATTATACCCGCTGTTGGCGAGGAAATCGTAGATCACCGAACCCAGCGTGCCGGGTGCGAAATCCTTCACTTCGTCGACCTTGAAGTCCGACGTGATGCGACGATCCAGCCAGCGCTTGAATTCCGGCAGGCGCTGCTTTTCCTCTTCGAACAGGCGGATGATCGTCGGCATGTCCTCCATCTCGTGCAGGATCTGCGCAACCTGCGGGATGAACGCCGTATTGGGCAGGTCCGCTCCGTTCCGGCGCAGCATTTCCTGCGCGATCAGCGTGCGCAGGCCGCCATGGTTGAGATACCGCGACGAACTGACGAGGACCGAACTTTCGGTCGTGAAGGTGCGCATGCCGCCATTATAATAATCGACATCCGCCTGGCTGACTTGGGCCATGGTAAATCCTCCCTTATTCGGCCGCGACGGCGGCGGGCTGGGCGTCGTTGGCCGGGGCCAGGAACGCGCCCGGCGTGGCGCCGGTATATTTCTTGCCGTCGAACGTCGGCTCGCCATTGACGAGGGTCAGGCGCATCGGTGCGGCCTGACGGGTGAAACGCCAGGTGGTGCCGCCCTTGCCATCGGGCACGTCGAACACCTTTTCCATCTCGCGACGCTGGATTTCATCCATGTTGAACACCGCGATGTCCGCGCGCTTGCCGACCTTGATCTCGCCGCGATCGGCAAGGCCGAAGAAGTTGGCGAGCTTGCCGGTCATGACGTGGACCGCCTGTTCCAGGGTCATCAGCTTTTCGTCGCGGACATATTTGGTGAGCAGCAGGATGTTTTCGCCGCCGCCGCACAGCATCTGGCCGTGCGCACCCGCGTCCGAAATATTGCCGACCGTCATCGGATCGATCATCAGGTCGATCGTCAGCTTCTCGTCCTTGGGGAACGGCGCCATGTGCACCGTCGAACGGGTGCCGTTGGCCAGGATCCAGTCCGCCATCGCATCCGAACGATGCAGCCCCTTGCTGTCGGCATATTCCTTCAGCGTGATGCCGACCGGGCCGGTACCATTTTCGGAATCGAGCAGGAACAGGTCCTGCGGATTGTTCATCGGCGAATGCGGCCAGGCCTTGGTGTCCCAGCTTTCGCGTGCACGGGCACGCCATTCCGGATCGGCCAGCAGGCGGGCCTTTTCGTCATGATCCTCGGCCAGCACCACTTCGTGCCACGCATAATCGTTCGACTGGGCGAAGATCAGCGATTTGATCAGGCTGAGCGTGCTGGTGGGCGAAACGTGGGCGATCCCCGGCCACAGATCATAACCCTTGGCGCGCATGTCGGCGACGCGGGTCTGCATCGGGGCCAGTATATCCTTCTGGAATTCCAGCGTCGGCACGGCGCCGGCAATCTGCATGCGGATGCCGCGACCCTTGGTGAGCCGTTCGAGCCGTTCGAGCGACGCCGGGCCGGTCTTGCGCATGAAGGTGTCGATGATGACCTGATAGGTCGCCGCCGGATAACGCTGCAGCACTTCGAACAATGCCTCGAACTCGGCATCGTCGGCCACCAGCGTCGGGATCGGACGGTTCTGGCCGTCATGATCGTGCAGATTGTCCGACATGCCCAGCGCACCGGCGGCCAGCGCATCATCGAGCAATTCGGCCATGCGGCGGATTTCTTCCGGTGTCGCCACGCGATCCCACGCTTCAACGCCCAGCACGGCGAGGCGGATGGCGATATGGCCGACGAAGGCGGCGTAGTTCGCCGGCACCTTCAGCTTGCCGACCATCGACGCCTTATATTCGGACCATTTGCTCCAGTCCCACGGCAGATGTTCGAGGAACGGGCCTTCGGGAATATCTTCGAAGAAGGAGAAGATCTTGATCATCTCCAGCTGGGCCGCCTTGTCCGGGTGCAGCGGGGCGGCGGTGAAGCCGCAATTGCCGAGAATCACCGTCGTCGCGCCATAGCCGGGCAGCGGATCAAGGTCGGGCTGCCACCACATCGTCGCGTCGAAATGGGTGTGGCTTTCGATGAAGCCGGGGGTGACATGGCAGCCTTCGGCGAAATGGACGCGCTCGCCATCGGGTTTCAGGTCAGCGCCGATCTCCGCGATCGTGCCATTCTTGATACGGACATCCGCGCGATAGGCCGGCGCGCCGGTGCCGTCGACAACCGTACCGCCCTTGATGAGAATATCGGACATAGACCTCTCTCTCCATGTGGGTCGCCTGATGGCGAGCTTGTTCTGGCGCGGCGGACTCGGGCCACCGGCTTGAATTGGAGAATATGCTTGTGCGGATTTGATGATAGCTCCATTCCAAGACAATGGATCATCCAGCGACCTCAGATAGCTCACCTGACGATACCATCTCGAAAGAGACGGAAGCGATGCTCGCCACCTTGCGCCGCGCGCTGCGGGCGGGCGGATGGACGCAGGCGCGGTTGGCGGAATCGCTGGGTGTCGGCACCGCGACGATCAAGCGCTGGCTGCATGGGCGCGGGCTGACGCTGACGACGATGGAACGGCTCTGCACCATTGCCGGCATCGGCATCGCCGATCTGATCGAGGACAGCCGCGGCCCCGATGCCGGGCACCTGACTCTGGCGCAGGAAGAGGCGCTGGGCCGCGATCCGGCACTGTCGAACATGTTCTTCCTGATCCTGAACGGCTGGCCACCATCCGAAGCGGTGGAATCCTTCGCGGTGCCCCCTGAGGAGGCCGAGGAGCAGGTGAACAAGCTCGAACGGCTGGCGCTGATCGATCGCCTGCCCAGCGGCCGGCTGCGCGCGCGGCTCGATCCGGCGCATGTGTGGCAGCGCGAACCGCTGCGCCGTCACTTCGATCGCCAGCTCAAGCAGCATTTCTTCACGCTCGACTATGGATCACCCGAAACGATCTTCGGGGCGGAAACGGTCAAGCTGTCGCCGGTCGGCGTGGCCCGCCTGCGTGAACGACTGCAGACGCTGCGGCTTGAATTGCGCGCGATCGAAAAACAGGATCGGCGGACGGCGGCGCTACCCGGCGAATGGTATGCCGTGCTGGCCGTCGCCCGCCCGATGAAGCCGATCGCCGAATTCAACCGCCGCGCGCGCAGCCGGGGCGATCAACTCTGATCACTGGTCCGCTGCCATCTCCCACCCGCCGCCAAGCGCCTTGAACAGATCGATCCGGGCGGAACCAAGCCGCTGCGTGGATTCCGCCAGTGCAGCGCGCGCGTCCGTCCAGTCGCGCTGCGTCACCAGCAGGTCGAGATAGGAGATCGAACCCGCGCGATAGCGTGCGTTTGCCAGCCGGTATGCGGTGTCCGCACTGCCCCGCGCCTGGACGAGTGCGCGGTTGCGTTCGTCTTGCGCCGCATAGGTCGCCAGCGCCTGTTCGACTTCCTTGAGTGCGCCCAGCACCTTGCCGTCGAACGTCGCCAGCGCCGCATCCCCCTGTGCTTCGGCCTGCCGGATGCGGGCGCGGGCCACG encodes:
- a CDS encoding N-acyl-D-amino-acid deacylase family protein; its protein translation is MSDILIKGGTVVDGTGAPAYRADVRIKNGTIAEIGADLKPDGERVHFAEGCHVTPGFIESHTHFDATMWWQPDLDPLPGYGATTVILGNCGFTAAPLHPDKAAQLEMIKIFSFFEDIPEGPFLEHLPWDWSKWSEYKASMVGKLKVPANYAAFVGHIAIRLAVLGVEAWDRVATPEEIRRMAELLDDALAAGALGMSDNLHDHDGQNRPIPTLVADDAEFEALFEVLQRYPAATYQVIIDTFMRKTGPASLERLERLTKGRGIRMQIAGAVPTLEFQKDILAPMQTRVADMRAKGYDLWPGIAHVSPTSTLSLIKSLIFAQSNDYAWHEVVLAEDHDEKARLLADPEWRARARESWDTKAWPHSPMNNPQDLFLLDSENGTGPVGITLKEYADSKGLHRSDAMADWILANGTRSTVHMAPFPKDEKLTIDLMIDPMTVGNISDAGAHGQMLCGGGENILLLTKYVRDEKLMTLEQAVHVMTGKLANFFGLADRGEIKVGKRADIAVFNMDEIQRREMEKVFDVPDGKGGTTWRFTRQAAPMRLTLVNGEPTFDGKKYTGATPGAFLAPANDAQPAAVAAE
- a CDS encoding helix-turn-helix domain-containing protein, with the translated sequence MLATLRRALRAGGWTQARLAESLGVGTATIKRWLHGRGLTLTTMERLCTIAGIGIADLIEDSRGPDAGHLTLAQEEALGRDPALSNMFFLILNGWPPSEAVESFAVPPEEAEEQVNKLERLALIDRLPSGRLRARLDPAHVWQREPLRRHFDRQLKQHFFTLDYGSPETIFGAETVKLSPVGVARLRERLQTLRLELRAIEKQDRRTAALPGEWYAVLAVARPMKPIAEFNRRARSRGDQL
- a CDS encoding glycine zipper 2TM domain-containing protein, whose amino-acid sequence is MRKLMLAFGAASLTIPATMALPTAQAEAHGKHRYKEWRGRDGRTYCRKSNGTTGLIVGGAGGALLGRAVDTHGDRTMGTVIGAAAGALVGKEIDSKRRCR
- a CDS encoding GGDEF domain-containing protein, coding for MFAILLALGLAGSASATTPRIIGLDRSVCHAVTPVSAHDSIPDAAAFGCTGEPTGYQHQMLWLQADLAAPGADPGAQTLLIHQSRFDRLIVAFAYADGVVRRSEVRRGAFGSRWRIGGQIAFEAPDRSAALVGLTIGFERLASHDLLRARLMPSRIADVAGSLAAAFIGGALTLLFVGALYNLALAHAVRRRFIAWHGAWAACMLLWGMLWSQLALVIVPEVAGTLASQMCTALATLAVACATASAITSLEPGMLPPRIRHGVLALGGAVALVGLYAAMALDGSVDWLGAVLGVLILADLAAVAACIALAWRRGSVEARDFALAWAPPMATLALTQFFDMSNLLFGGGSQIAILIASALQTVWLSIAVTRRLAKLRAERDAARAAQIELDTLARRDSLTGLLNRRGFIPIASAALREAEQGGPALGLLLIDVDHFKAVNDRFGHDVGDAVLQRIADRLRQWEGEICTAGRLGGEEFILCVRGLAIRPLAEFADRVRSGIAEADYSDLLGDGGGVTVSIGITDAGAAATFQGLYRVADQALYEAKRAGRNRIALPPADRLSSAIEAA
- a CDS encoding Coq4 family protein — its product is MAQVSQADVDYYNGGMRTFTTESSVLVSSSRYLNHGGLRTLIAQEMLRRNGADLPNTAFIPQVAQILHEMEDMPTIIRLFEEEKQRLPEFKRWLDRRITSDFKVDEVKDFAPGTLGSVIYDFLANSGYNIDHFFQGMKIDSDYTFYLKERVFTHDIEHMITGFETNFCGEVALLSANARSLYGYFRPELASFINRVGTYLKAKTTMKMGLYYPQVMPEMLEAEDIGSAQGKNWKVPLMIVCWRDHLDWKIEDIREEYGITGAPPSGYWEWTTAASQDPRYSDGPGQMAAAAE
- a CDS encoding haloalkane dehalogenase, with product MLIRPGVARTPDDRFAGLPDFAFAPHYLEVTDADLGPLRMHYLDEGPRDAPIVLMLHGEPSWCFLYRHMIAPLVAAGYRVIAPDHIGFGRSDKPTARASYSYAKLVGWLGEFVRALDLRGITLVCQDWGGPIGLSVLAAMPERFAAVAAANTLLPTGDAPPYGVADWPGPIITAWAETCRTSDDLPVSEIIAAVCVDRPDPAVLAAYDAPFPDASYKAGILQITCCIPLDESYPGIVENRAAWRVLEAFDRPFLTLFSDSDPSTIAWEAVFQHRIPGAAGQPHARIPRAGHFLQEEQGPAMAEQLVAWLGQAN
- a CDS encoding aminotransferase class V-fold PLP-dependent enzyme — encoded protein: MSLLPDLDAVRARFASLPEIAYFSSGSYGLLADTVRAAYETYLADRVATGADWGNWVGRLEGVRGQVAALYGVDDDEIAITASASAGMNAIASAFDFSGRRAKILVSNFQFPTIAQIWHAQAPAGARIVHIAEADDGTIPLDAFLSAIDDETVVVALSHVCYRHGGKIPDADIRAITAAAHAHGAIVILDCYQSAGAERIDPRALGVDICVGGMLKYLLGSGGIGYLYVRRGLIERMVPRATGWFAQADSGAMDIFANVPHPTARRFEAGTPPVPSLYAAAAGLDIILAIGLDPIGAHIRTLTRIAIDRCAAAGIPVATPTDDAMRGPLLAFPCRDEQALVGRLAADKVITSSRDARLRAGFHLYNDEQDVERLVAALQRHRDLLA
- a CDS encoding nuclear transport factor 2 family protein; its protein translation is MLSLQEMSDRLEIQDLFARYSFAIDDRNWAGLDDVFTEDAIIDYTQVGGPRGPFREIQAWLGTAMARFKAFQHMVATTELKLDGDRATSRTILFNPMIMHPDGTEVPGNDKVFFVGLWYRDTLVRTEKGWRIAERYEEKCWFHNSPPELAPPA
- a CDS encoding CAP domain-containing protein, with protein sequence MTAVGLALLLASAGMLAPTSEEARVADLVNQYREDHGLPPVPLSPLLTQVAITHARDLEVHAPDRGYDESGRRCTMHSWSARSGATPVCYTADHAHALGMWNKPWEVTRGRYPAQGFEIAARYSEGIDADMAFDLWRGSPAHNEVILERGGWRGSKWQAMGVAVDGRYAVVWFGKVPDPVR